A DNA window from Trichosurus vulpecula isolate mTriVul1 chromosome 2, mTriVul1.pri, whole genome shotgun sequence contains the following coding sequences:
- the LOC118837027 gene encoding transcription intermediary factor 1-beta-like, with amino-acid sequence MDMSMLFDEKNRLSKKTFSKSVALAADGDTCPAKLSPTNQQKRERVLLALLCHEPCRPLHRLATDPTPSAEQPGTLDLTLIHTCLQEKLSPPYSSPQEFVQDVGRTFKQFNKLTEDKADVQSSMAFNGFFETRVNEALGDTKFSAILVEPLPPPIPGTGLAPPELVGGLSDGN; translated from the exons ATGGATATGAGCATGCTCTTTGATGAAAAGAATCG CTTGTCAAAAAAGACTTTCAGCAAGAGTGTGGCCTTGGCCGCCGATGGGGACACCTGCCCTGCCAAGCTCTCACCTACTAACCAGCAGAAGCGTGAGCGTGTGCTGTTGGCCTTGCTCTGCCATGAGCCATGCCGTCCCCTGCACCGACTGGCCACAGACCCCACGCCCTCTGCAGAGCAGCCAGGCACCCTGGACCTCACTCTGATCCACACATGCCTCCAGGAGAAACTGTCGCCCCCGTACAGCTCCCCACAGGAGTTTGTCCAGGACGTGGGCCGCACgttcaagcaattcaacaaactcACGGAGGACAAAGCTGATGTCCAGTCATCAATGGCCTTCAACGGCTTCTTTGAGACTCGTGTGAACGAGGCTTTGGGGGACACCAAGTTTTCGGCTATTCTGGTggagcccctccctccccctatccCAGGCACTGGCCTGGCCCCTCCAGAGCTGGTGGGGGGCCTCAGCGATGGTAACTGA